AGCACGTTCAACCTCTGAACGAGTCTGTACAGCTAGATAAATAGAACTCTGGACACCTGACAGGACCTCATAACTGgtacaaaaaaacacaaaaccactcATAAGCTTACACACAGCACTGTACACACGACATGAAGATGGAATCGAAGGGACGGATATAAAAGTAATGACTGAGGTGGGAAAAACTTTTGTATGTGCAGCCATACATCTTAAACCACTAAGCacaaaaatcatctttatttgGTCCTCATTGAGGGCAGAATCTGCACAAATGATGTTCAAAGAATACAAGGtggaagcagaaaggaaagaCAGTTACTGTTTCTTGGTCTAGGAACTAGTGGAAAAatggtttcttgtgtttttctcctTGTGTCTCTGTGCAAATGGACTCATGAAGCACATAATTCACAAATAAAACTGAAGTGAAGATATTTGTTCCCTCTTCCCTGTATCTTCAGAAATGGCCTAAATACATATGTGGTTTCTCTACAGCAAGAAATTTAAGCTTGGAAACCAgatgttttcccatttcctcaCAATGGAGAATCTTTTCTCTTCAGCCTCACCTACCAGGTACTGACTGCTAACCGTCTTGCTTAGAAATACAGCAGGAGTCCCCTCTGCCTTTACTAGCAGGGAGGGAAGAATATTGCCTGTCCCTCAGAAACAGGCATAATTGGGAGGAACAAAACTGACTGTTTTCAGAAAAGGTTTTTAACTCACATTCAACACTTTCCTACCAATAGCATCAAGGGACTGACTCATTCAGACCAGAAGACAAGTTGCTGGTGAGGGAGGCATTCTTCCACAATTCTGTGACTCACATATTTGGGAGGGGACAATGGGAAAGCAAGACCTTTCTCCTATTGAAATAGAGAACCTGAGACCTCGAGATGGCCCCTGGGTGATAGACAATATCTTCTGTAGGGTGGTTTTACTGTAATGTGGCTCATGGTCATATTCTAAGAAGCCACAGCCTCCTGAGAAGCATGTAAACAGCAGTTCAGTGACTACTGGCTGGTCTCAGATGGTGTTTAAAAAGCACATGCCATGCCTGCCAGCCTCAGAAGATACCACCCATCACCATGACTCTTGTGGGATCACACAAGTCAACCAAAGATACTCGGTGGGGCTTGATGACCTGGACCACTGCGGCCTGCATTTGGGATGTGTTGTAAGCAGCATTACCGAAGCAGTGGTTAAACGTAACTATCTGGGTCAAGAGGAGGTAAGCCTGCCAGCCCAACATCCTAATGAGGGAGGGCAACCAGAATCTCCACATAGTTGATGGGGAAGAAGCCTGACTGGCCATGAAGCATCCCCTCATACCAGTTCTCATCAATCTGGTTGGTGAGTGTGATGACATCACCCTCTTTAAAACCCAACTCCCCTTCATTTTCAGGTTCAAAGTCGTACAGAGCTCGGCAGCAAGGCTGatccattggggcacctggaagTGAAAGCAGGAGAGAAGAACACAGAAAGACAAGGGGTATTTAACTCACATTTCTACCGCCTGCTTCACCTGCCTGGCCTGCAATCCCCCTGGTTCTCCCCTCACTCCTCTTCCCTGCTGAAGCTTCCTCCTGTGGCTAGTCCCCAGTCCGCCGCATGGCATATGCCCTTCACCAGTCTTGGGAAGTTTTCTCAGATCCCTGGAAGTTGCTAGATGCCTGCTTCCATTTCCAGTATGAAAAATGGCCTCATCTATGCCTTGACACATGCAACATGGTCCACCGAGGTTTGCCTTCCTGACAATGTCCAGAGATGGGAGACCCAGTGACTTAAGGAGTTTAAATGAGATTTAGGTTAATGGAATATGGCCAGAATCCTTTCCATGTTGGCATTTTTAAAGCTCTGTACATGTGAAAGAGTTGAGTTCATTACAGGGACAATGCTTGACAATGTCAGAATAACAGTGcagttctaattttttaaaggtaaggaCTCTAGTCTCTGGAAAACTGCTGTAACGTGGTGAGAACAAAACAATGTAagatcctgggttcaaattcatACTCTGAATGACCTCATACAAGGCACTTCCCTTTCAATTTCCTTGTCTAGCATCAGAACTAAAGAACTTACTCCACACTACTATTGTGGATATTAAGTGAGACTAGGTAAAAATTATATAACTTACTCTCGGTAAACCGTTGCATATATTAGGGTGAGTACATGGGAGTTCTGGCATACAAAAAGTAACATACTCTACCTTGAGTAAAATAATGAACAATGGAGCCATATCTTAAAAGTGATCTATTTTAAATGACCATCTATATTTAATATCACATGTATCCACATGGGCACGTAAACTCAGACATGTGCATACAGCTCTCGTCACCTAGATGACTTTAAAGGGAAACAGTGTCATCTGCCTTTTCACTTaatgaaatcataaaatgaaCAAGTCTCCAAAAGAAGAGTGAAATATGTGGTTGGTTTCTGAatagggagaagcaaactcatcACGACTTACATGACTAGTCCTTGCAGCCAGCGAACTCCTAAGAGCCACTGCTCTGTTTACCCAACCCTGGGGCTCCCCACAGGGAGGCGAACACAAAGGACAGAGAGGACCAACTGTCGCCACAGACCTCACTTTTTCCCTTCATGGTCTCCAAAGAGCACCTCATAAAACATTTCCTACTACAGAACATCAAGCCCTGGGCTCCAGGGAAAAGAGGAGAAACTGCATTTCTTGAAGCCCATTTCTTGAAGTCCAGTATAAGATAGTTTCCATCTCTTCACCCAAGTGAATTGTTAAGGTTGAGAATGTTTCAAGCACCGGCTTTCACCTAGTCTGTGTCTAGGGGTGGAGAGCAAGGGTGCCAGCTAAAAGAACATATTATTGGGTATACGGCATTATTCctgatagaaaataaatttcagcttTTCCTATACACCCACTTCCGTTACCAGGGTACAGTGAGCTGgctgaaggtggaggaaggggggaAAGCTAGCCAACGCTGAGATCCGAAATACGTTCACCTACAGATACATTCACCCAGATGCTCCGGTGACTCGAGATCTGCAGCTGGACATGCTGCTGGAGCTGCAGTCCGTGGGTTACATGTGAGTGTCTGTGGGCGTGCCCTGCTGGGTGTTCGCGCTCATGCGTGCTGGAACGCAGACGGGAAAAACAGGAAACCAAGATGGTGCTCCCGGCACTCAGCTGACACATTAGGGTGACTTAACACCACAAAGGAAGGTCAAAATCAAATGTGTTACTTAGGAGGTTAACGTGTGTTGATGATgggggagtgagagaaaaagGGACATACAAAGAAAGTTTtccagaggagagaagagggaaaaggagggaaagaaacaatcaatgagaaaagaaggaaggagtgcTTTAGAGGAGTTTCCACCGGACGAAACCATCCTGCAAGAAATGGATCACTGTAGAGCTCCTGTGTAGCCAGACTGGGCTGCACCTAGAATTTCTGGGACAGGGTCAGTGGGGTGTGCCCACGGCCCGTGTCATGGGGTCTGCAGGTCTCAGCTCCTTACCTGCAGGTTTGGGTGTTCCGGTGTGGGACAGGCCCCCGTTGGGCTGAGTACTGTCTCCAGTTGTAAACTCCAGGGTCATTCGTGGCTTAGGCTGATATTCCCTTCTAGGCTGAGATGAAGCTTGTCTTAttctacattaaaaagaaaaagggtggGGGATAAGAGTATGGAGCCAATTAAGAAGCCAAAAGAAAAGCAGTAACATTCAGGAAGGCTACTAACGTGGAgcaaggaaaatcttaaaaaaaaaaaaaaaaaaccaaccaaacaaaaaaaccagcccATAGCCACTCGCTTTACAAATACACAGTCTGGTAGGTGTTGAGAACACAAAGAGGAACAGGACACAGTTCCTACCCTCAAGCATCTTACAGTCAGTAAGGGAGACCGAATGTAAACCCCTGAGGACCAGAAACCACAGTGAATGTTGTTACGGAGAGACACAGAATGCTATAGGAACACATGGGTGGGAGTGGAGAAGTGTCTCCCTGTCCACAGGAAAGCTTATGGAGAGGGAGAATAGACAGCTAAGGGTCATTCCCAGATAAACAGACCTTTCCAGAAGAAAGGGTTTAAGGGCTGGAGAAGGCCTAGAGTCAGGAAACACCGTGTGCCCTAGGAACAGTGAGTGGTTTGAGatataagaaacaagaaagaaatgacGGAAGACAGGAGCAAAGTGGAAAGGTATGACTAATTAATATCTTCCCCACACCTCTAAGTATTTTCCAAAGTCTCGGGTGTTCATGAAGCAAAGCGTACAGCAGATTTGCAAAGAAAGGGAGGGTTCAAGGTATGGTGATTATAGAACGATACTGACTTTGAACATATgtcagaggaaaaaaggaaaatggctcTTTGTGCTCAGTGGATGTCACAAAGACATATGGTGCTTCTTTAGAATGTTGAAGTGCATGGATTTGAATCTTTCGAGAGGCTTCAGAGTGACACACATTCCCACAAGGGTACACTGAGGAAAGATGGAAAAGAGACACATAGGACAGGAtggggcgtctgccttcagctgtcaGGCTGTGCCCTGCAAGTCCAGGGAGACCTGGTCACAAAGAAAATGAGGCACCCAGCCGCAGGGTGCACCTGAGGAGGAGAAACAGGCATATGAAAGCTGTCTCTCTGATGGCAGAGGACTTGCTCCCCATTCAAACGCTGCAACAAGACTCAGCCTTTCAAAGACGTGATGCTTGCCCAGCAAACCCCTGCTGCACCACTGGGTAACCTAGGGCGAGTTACTTTATCTGCCTGGGCTTTCCACCTGTAGGTGAGGCTAATCACACGTCATCTATAGGGCTTTCGGAAGTCTAATGATGATACGCCTTCGGCACCCACCCAGAAAATCTGCTCAGCAATTCACACCGTTATCACTGGGAGCATCCTGGCTTCCCGCCTGCACCAGCCAACACACAACCCAGAAGGGACCTCTCATCAACACAAGATTAGACTCAATggaacaaagtaaaacaaaccaCAAGACACAAGAAAATCGAAACGAATGATCCACAAGGTAGGATCAGCAGGAATTTTGGCAGAAGCTTTTCTTCAGATGTattctattatttccatttctttacccaccatttcagaggaagaaaatgagaatataaaattCAGGAACTGTGAGATACCTTTCTTCCAGTCTGACGGTGACTTGCTGCAGGATCTGGACGGCCTGCTTGTGGTACTCCAGTTGGGCTTGGACAAGCGCAGACAGCTGGCTCACCTGTTCGATCTGCAGGCCAATGGGAGTCATGACTCAGTTATCGGGTCACCATCCTTAAGCAACTCCTACTGCCCGACACACAGCCCAGCGCTCGAAGATTCTCTAGGTTCCATATTGGGTAAGGATAAGAAGCATCTGTGTGCTTGGAAATGTCAGTACCATGTGGAGAAGCCACATTATCAGGAATCCTTCTAAAGATCCCACACCTCTCACTGAATAATCTCATTGTTAGCTACCAACTTCCAGGTAGGATTTGGCTAATTCTATTGATTTCTTATAGAAAAAGAGACATTGATCAAAGGAAACTTTTCTCCCTATGCTTTTCATGCTATTAGTGTTAACAAAAATACGAATGTTGATTTTTCACGTGCAGCAGCATGGAGGCAGTTTGCCAGGATGGAAAATCCTATTCCTCTATCAGCCTCATCTGTAACATAAAGGGGTTGGGTCGAGTGACATCTCGGGTTCATTTCAGCTCCAGTACTCTAGGCATCCTTAGTTACTCTTCATTTTGTGCCTCGGATTGTGATCTGGCTGAATATTGTCCTCCAAGTCAGCAAAGGCCAGCCATCCCAAGAGTTTTGGAGGTGGAATGGGGCACCGGATACAGGGAAGGAGCACTGTACCTCAGGACACCCCCAGGCCTACAGTATTCCTCTTCAGTAGGTAGGTGGGACACCAGCTGTTCTACATAAACACCAACCTGTACTGTCTCTGGGTGGTGGGGAAGTCCAGACATGTTCAACCCGCCCACCCTGTCACCAGTCAGGGCAAAGCAGTGAAGTGATCAACACACAGACGCTCTGTAAACACCTTGGGAAAATCTGGTCAACAACTGATAAGGCCAGACATGGGCGTGAACAAGAACTTGAAAACTGCTTAGCTGGCTTTATTACAGGAGTGGTGGGAAGTCCTTGTAACTATAGGGCTGAAAGAATTCAACAGAATATAACTTCTAAAGCCATGAATAATAATTTAGCACACTGCacgtggtgcctgggtggctcagttagttaagcagctggaTTTTGATTTCGGTTCATGtcatctcaggatcatgggactgagcctcatgttgggctccacactgggcatggagcctgctgaagattctctttctttctccctctcttccttccccctcttctctgtctctctctacccttctctaaaataaaaaataaacaacaataataatttgGTGCactggaaatgaaaaaggagCTTTTAAACTACATTGCCCCAAATACAGTATCTATGCTACAATCATCAATCTCAATTGAAAttagtttttgaaagaaaatatcacCTTCACCTCAAAATACAGGACACCTTAACCTATACTGAACCCTCAATGCTAAATGCATTTTAGGTCATATTCCTTTATAATTTGAagtcattcaaattatttttgacaaAGTATTTCAAGCTACTGGACTTTTACTTGGATCATCAGAAACTTTCTTCATCTTCTCATGACTGGTAATTCCTTAAGATCATGAGCAGACAAACATCTCACTAAATTAAACCATggaaatatgggggaaaaaatacctCCCACCATTTCTTgatctactttattatttcaaattattttaaagaaatatctatCAAAGTTCTATCTACCAAAGTTCTTACTACATAGTATAATTGGATATATGgacaatttaaattatataacctTTTAATATAATCTTGAGCCTCAATGGCAAGATTAAATTAGAAACCACAGGAGAGGCACTCACATCCATCTCCAAAAGATTGAACATGCTGGACTCAGCAATTTCTTTAGATTCATCGAATTTCTCCAGAGCCTGACGGAGTTCTTCATCTGGAATCTTGCCTTGTCGTTTCTTCTTATAATCAAAGTCCAGGCGTCGGCCCTCCAACTTCTTTAGATGATGCTGAAAAAGTCAAGGGCAGGAATATGCTTTGAAAGGGCTCATGGAACAGGTCTATTTACAGCTCACTTCTCCATCATGTCTATTAGTTTCCAAAATAAGACAGGCTAAGTTCTAAAATATCACGTCACCAGAAGACTAAAGGAAACTGCATCAGTGGGGCAAGTGCTTCCAAAGGCTAAATGTGGAgaagcatctttaaaaataagtaagggCAAGAAAGAAATTTAGGGAATTACCAGTGCCCTTTATTTTCTGCCCTTGCTGCGCCAAAGCCAAGCTGGCATATGTCTTTCCAACCCATGACAGGAGCTGGGAATGTGTGCATATGGCCATCCACGGGCAAAACACTGCTACACAGAACCCACACAATCCCATCTTTAAGAGAAAGGGTGTCTCGTGAGAAGGTAGAGGAAAAACAATTTCTTTGAAGAGAAGCGGGAGAGACTCATTTTGCTTTTTCAGTCCTAGCACACTAACCCTAGAAAGGGCTTATCTTTGAGGAAACCAGTCGGTGAGAATCACCTAAGTTGCTTACAGAAATATGGATTACTGATCCCCTGCATTAAAAGACCCAGGGCCAGGATCTAGGAATCTATatctcctttttttaagattgattgattgatttgtcagagagagagaaaaagagagtgagcacacaagtagggggagtggcaagcagagggagaggcagactccctgctgagcaggaagcccaatgccagactcagtcccaggaccctgggatcatcatctgagccagaggcagacactgaacagactgagccacccagctgcccctaggAATCTATATCTTAACACTTACCCTTGTTGACTGAAGTGGCTTCAGGGAATCCTGGATAAGTTTAAGTCTCCCATTTGGTAGATGATGAAACTCAGCAGAAAAAGTCTAACTTGGAAGAGATGCTAGATGGGATCTAATGACCCACAGCAATTCTTCAGTCCCTCCCTTCATCCTCCCCACTGTCTGGCTACCCAACCTCTGCCCAACCCTCTAGCGACAAAGTGGAAAAGTTCTTTCCCAAAGTgaaaagttatctttttttattctaaGGGATGTAGTACTTCATTACTAATGGGTGGGAGAAAACACTAGATTTCCCTGATCCTGAGTGTGTATggcaagaaagagagggagatgaaaAGAGAGTTGGGAGTGGTgaagaaataagaaggaaaagaagaagaaaaatacccTAGACCTTCCCTCCCACTGTACAACCTCCCATCCATGCTCTGAGCCAAGTTAAATGTTTGTTCCTTTGGAAGGGATATTCTTGTAACACATGTGAACTTGTAGTCAGCTGTAGGGTAGAGTATTGGGGTCAGGGTTAATATTGTAGATTAAGAGTGAGTCTGCCACTTACTACTGTAATCTTGAGCAAGTGATAGGACAAAGGAGACTGAGTCTGGAATAAAGAGATCTAGGGAACTTCAAGTTGTGGATGGCCTTGTTACGGCGAAGTTAATTTCAGAGAGGTTTCACAAATATTTGTCgaaggaatgaatgagaaaacattACACACCTAGTTGGAGGTTAAGCCAGTTGAACTTCAATTCTGTGGAACAGCTCTATGTGTTTTATAAAGAGGAGGACTTTTCTTCCTCAGTCCTAACAATcacaatgaaaatatggaaacatGTGTTTATGCAGTGATAGTATAACAATGTACCTAAGCTAACAACTGATACAGCTAGCCTTTCGGAGGATGAAATCAGCCCAGAAAGCCATAATTAATAAAAG
This is a stretch of genomic DNA from Mustela lutreola isolate mMusLut2 chromosome 12, mMusLut2.pri, whole genome shotgun sequence. It encodes these proteins:
- the SH3GL2 gene encoding endophilin-A1, which translates into the protein MSVAGLKKQFHKATQKVSEKVGGAEGTKLDDDFKEMERKVDVTSRAVMEIMTKTIEYLQPNPASRAKLSMINTMSKIRGQEKGPGYPQAEALLAEAMLKFGRELGDDCNFGPALGEVGEAMRELSEVKDSLDMEVKQNFIDPLQNLHDKDLREIQHHLKKLEGRRLDFDYKKKRQGKIPDEELRQALEKFDESKEIAESSMFNLLEMDIEQVSQLSALVQAQLEYHKQAVQILQQVTVRLEERIRQASSQPRREYQPKPRMTLEFTTGDSTQPNGGLSHTGTPKPAGAPMDQPCCRALYDFEPENEGELGFKEGDVITLTNQIDENWYEGMLHGQSGFFPINYVEILVALPH